GGTGCGGATCTCGAGGCCGTCGGGGTCGAGCTCGGTCTCGATCCACGGGCCGAGCGGCGCGAAGGTGTCGTAGCCTTTCGCGCGCGCCCACTGGCCGTCGGCGAACATCTGGTCGCGCGCCGAGACGTCGTTTCCGATCGTGTAGCCGAACACGTAGTCGGCCCAATCCGCCTCACGCACCTGTTTCGCGATCCGCCCGATCACGACCACGAGCTCGCCCTCGTGCACGATGCGGCCCTCGACGGGCGGGATGCGGATCGGGTCGCCCGGGCCGATCACGGCGGTGTTGGGCTTCAGGAAGATGAGCGGGTTCTCGGGGGCGTCGACGCCTTTCAGGTCGGCGCGGTGCTCGGCGTAGTTGAGGCCGACGCACACCACCTTGGAGCGCGGGATGACGGGGGCGAGCAGCCGGGCATCCGCGAGGGGCACGCGCTCACCGGTGGGGTCGTAGCCGACGAACATCGGGTCGCCGTTCAGCACCACGAGCTCATCGTCGTCGACGATGCCGTACCGCGGGTCGCCTCCCGTGCTGAAGCGCGCGACTCTCACGGCTCCACCCTAGCCACCCCGTCGCGGTGATCGAGGAGCGCCCGGACGACTCGCGATACTGGAGCGGTGACCGA
The Protaetiibacter larvae DNA segment above includes these coding regions:
- a CDS encoding fumarylacetoacetate hydrolase family protein is translated as MRVARFSTGGDPRYGIVDDDELVVLNGDPMFVGYDPTGERVPLADARLLAPVIPRSKVVCVGLNYAEHRADLKGVDAPENPLIFLKPNTAVIGPGDPIRIPPVEGRIVHEGELVVVIGRIAKQVREADWADYVFGYTIGNDVSARDQMFADGQWARAKGYDTFAPLGPWIETELDPDGLEIRTFVDGEPRRHGNTHDLIHKVPELIAYISDVWTLLPGDVIMTGTPSGLGGFVHGQTVDIEIDGIGTLSNPALSRDERPA